CCGGCATTGCCCAGCGGCTCATCCAGCGGGTGAACAACGCGGTGGAGCGCGCCGTGAACACCGACGGGCAGCCGGTCATCCTGGCCTCGCCCGTGGCCCGGCCTCATCTGGCCCAGCTGCTGATGCGCTTTCTTCCCAACGTTCCCGTCATTTCGCAGGCCGAGATTCCTTCGGACATCCGGTTGCAGGCAGTGGGCAGCGTGGCCTTTGACTAGGTGGGCGGTGCCGTCAGCACCGAGAGCATTTTTCTGCAACGGTTACAACTTCAAGGTCGAAATGCTCTGATGCAGATCAAGACGTACACAGGCCGGAACGCGACGGCGGTGCTGGCGAAGATCAAGGCCGAACTCGGCCCGGACGCGGTGATCCTGTCCTCGCGCGAATGCCGCGAGGGGGGCCGCACGTGGCACGAGATGAGCGTGGGCATCGAGCATGCGGCGGCGCCCGGCGTGGCCTCCGCGTCCGGCGCAATTGGCACGACTGGCGCGTCTGGCGGCCCTGGCGGTCCCGTCCCCCCCGGCTGGGAGGAATGGCACCGCGAATGGAGCCAGATGAAGGAGCACCTGTTCGCGCTGATGAAACCCGCCCTGCGCATGGAAGACCTTACCCCCCGCCAGCGCGTGGCCCTGGAATACCTGACGCGCGAAGGCGTGGACGACGGCGTGGCCATGACCCTGCATCGCAGGCTGGCGGCGGATTCCGGCGCCTCGGTGCTGGAAGCCCTGGCCGACATCGTGCCCGTGCGCGGCTGGGGCCTTGCGGCATGGCCGCAACGTGCCCACGTGTTCGCCGGGCCGTTCGGCGCGGGCAAGACCACGGCCATGCTGCGCATGGCGCTGACCCTGCGCCGTGAAAAGCCGGATCTGAAGATCGTGCTGGTCAACGCCGATTGCGGGCGCGGCCATGGCCGCCTGTTGCTGAAGCACTACGCCGAACTTTCCAGCCTTGTGTACCGCGAGGCCTCCACCGCCGCCGAATTCGCGGCCATCCTGCGCGAATGCCCGGATGCGGGCCGCATTCTGGTGGACCTGCCCGGCGTTGCGCGCGACGGCAGCCTGGCCCGCCAACTGGCGATCCTGGGCCTGTCGGGCGCGGGAGCGGGCAACGGCGTTGCCGTGCACCTGGTGCTGCCGCCGCACCACGGCCCGGCCCAGATGACCGCGCTGCTGGCGCGCTACGCCTTCGAGGGGACGGGCAGCCTTGTCTGGACGAAGCTGGACGAAGCCTGTACCTTCGGGGCATTGGTGAACGTGGCGGCGGCGTGCGGTCTGCCCGTGTCGGCCCTTTCCTACGGCCCCGGCATGCGCAATTCGCTGGTTGCCGCAAGCGATGCGGCGTTGTGGCGCCTGCTGTTCAAGCGGCAACTGCCCGGCGAGGCTCCGACGCAGGCCGAGCCCCGGCCCGCGGCCAGGGTGGCGGCCCAAACCGGAGCCCAAACCGGGGTCCAGACCGGCGGCCAGGCTGTCGGCCAGACGGGCATCAGGCCCGGCGGTCTCCGGTCGGAAGGAATCCGGCCTGACGGAATTTCGGCGGACATCCGGTCCTCTGTCGGCGCAAGGCCCTGAACCATGGTCCCGGTGCCGACGGCATACCCGGCGGCACACGGCATCCACGGGCGACCGCGCCAGGCGCGCCCGGCACCGCACGCACCCACTGGAGCTTGCATCGAATGAGCCCCGATCTTCCCCTGGTATTCTCCGTCACCTCCGGCAAGGGTGGCGTCGGCAAGACCAACATCGCCGCCAACCTGGCCTGCTGCCTTGCGCAGGAAGGCAAGCGCGTGGTCCTGCTGGACGCGGACCTCGGCCTTGCCAACGTGGATGTGGTGCTGGGCATGACCCCGCAACTGAACCTGTTCCACCTGTTCCACGAAGGCGTCGACCTTTCCGAGATACTCTGCGAAACGCCCTACGGCTTCCGCATCCTGCCCGCCTCGTCCGGCATGAGCGAAATGCTGTCGCTTTCCACCGGCCAGAAGCTGGAACTGCTGGAGGCCATGGACGCGCTGGAAGGCGCGGTGGACTACCTTATCGTGGACACCGGCGCGGGCATCAACGACAACGTGCTGTATTTCAACCTGGCGGTTCAGGAGCGGCTGGTGGTGCTCACCCCCGAGCCCACGTCGCTCACCGACGCCTACGCCCTGATCAAGGTGATGAAGCTCAACCACGGGGTGGAGCATTTCAAGGTGCTGGTGAACATGGTGCCCGACGCGCAGACCGCGCGCGACATGTTCACCCGGCTGTACAAGGCCTGCGACCATTTTCTTTCCGGCGTGTCGCTGGACCTGGCGGGCTTTGTCCCGCGCGACCCGGCGGTGCGCAAGGCAGTGGTGAACCAGCGACCCTTCTGCGTCATGGCGCCGGACAGTCCGGCCTGCGCGGCGGTGCGCGAGGTGGCCCGGACGGTACAAACGTGGGACGTGGCGGCGAGCCTCGATGGAAACATCAAGTTCTTCTGGAAAAAGCTCCTCTTCCGGCACTAACCCCTGGGACGCGCTGGAATCGGGAGCCGTCGCCTGGGGCGACTTCCCGCGCGGCGACCAGGAACGGATAGTCCGGCACTACGCGCCCAAGGTGCGGTTTCTGGCCTTGCGCCTGAAGGCCAAGCTGCCCCGCAACGTGGAGCTGAACGAACTGATCAGCGCGGGCACCCTGGGCCTCATGGAGGCGCTGGGCAAGTTCCGTCCGCAGCTTGGCATCCGCTTCGAGACGTATGCCGAAAGCCGCATCCGGGGCGCCATGCTGGACGAGTTGCGACGGCTGGACTGGTTTCCGCGCAGCCTGCGGCAACGGGTGCGGCAACTGGACGAGGCAATCCAACGCATCGAGCATGAAAAGGGACGCCACCCCACCGAGGCGGAATTGCAGGACGCCACGGGACTGGACCAGAAGGATGTACGGCTGGGGCTGGAGGCGTTGCAGAACCAGTTGTGTCTCTCGCTCGACGCCATACAGGACTCGCTGGCCCCCGATGCGGGCGTGCAGGGAGAGGGTGAACCGTTCCAGACCACGGCAACGCAGGAGCTCATAGAGCGGGTGGCGGGGCTGATAGACGAATTGACACCCCGAGAGAAGCTGGTATTGTCATTGTATTATAGCGACGAGCTGAACATGCGCGAAACAGCCGAGGTCATGGGCATCACCGAGGGGCGCGTCTCGCAACTGCACTCCCAGGCGCTCAACAGGCTGCGCAAGGAATTCAGGAACCACTACGGAGAACACGGCACCGTCTGATTGCGGCGTCCGTTGGCCAGGAGTACGCAAATGCCCTACGACACCAATATGCGTGTCCTCGTGGTGGACGACTTTTCCACCATGCGTCGCATCATCAAGAACATCCTGCGCCAGTTGGGCTTCACCAACGTGGTCGAGGCCGACGACGGCACCACCGCGTGGGAGATCCTGAACAAGGACCGCATCGAGTTCGTGATCTCCGACTGGAACATGCCCCAGATGACCGGCATCGAACTGCTGCGCAAGGTGCGCGCCAGCGAGGAA
Above is a window of Nitratidesulfovibrio sp. SRB-5 DNA encoding:
- a CDS encoding MinD/ParA family protein; translated protein: MSPDLPLVFSVTSGKGGVGKTNIAANLACCLAQEGKRVVLLDADLGLANVDVVLGMTPQLNLFHLFHEGVDLSEILCETPYGFRILPASSGMSEMLSLSTGQKLELLEAMDALEGAVDYLIVDTGAGINDNVLYFNLAVQERLVVLTPEPTSLTDAYALIKVMKLNHGVEHFKVLVNMVPDAQTARDMFTRLYKACDHFLSGVSLDLAGFVPRDPAVRKAVVNQRPFCVMAPDSPACAAVREVARTVQTWDVAASLDGNIKFFWKKLLFRH
- a CDS encoding chemotaxis response regulator CheY, with protein sequence MPYDTNMRVLVVDDFSTMRRIIKNILRQLGFTNVVEADDGTTAWEILNKDRIEFVISDWNMPQMTGIELLRKVRASEEFADMPFLMVTAEAQQENVIEAVQARVSNYIVKPFTAETMKQKIDKIFP
- a CDS encoding FliA/WhiG family RNA polymerase sigma factor, with the protein product METSSSSGKSSSSGTNPWDALESGAVAWGDFPRGDQERIVRHYAPKVRFLALRLKAKLPRNVELNELISAGTLGLMEALGKFRPQLGIRFETYAESRIRGAMLDELRRLDWFPRSLRQRVRQLDEAIQRIEHEKGRHPTEAELQDATGLDQKDVRLGLEALQNQLCLSLDAIQDSLAPDAGVQGEGEPFQTTATQELIERVAGLIDELTPREKLVLSLYYSDELNMRETAEVMGITEGRVSQLHSQALNRLRKEFRNHYGEHGTV
- a CDS encoding flagellar biosynthesis protein FlhF — its product is MQIKTYTGRNATAVLAKIKAELGPDAVILSSRECREGGRTWHEMSVGIEHAAAPGVASASGAIGTTGASGGPGGPVPPGWEEWHREWSQMKEHLFALMKPALRMEDLTPRQRVALEYLTREGVDDGVAMTLHRRLAADSGASVLEALADIVPVRGWGLAAWPQRAHVFAGPFGAGKTTAMLRMALTLRREKPDLKIVLVNADCGRGHGRLLLKHYAELSSLVYREASTAAEFAAILRECPDAGRILVDLPGVARDGSLARQLAILGLSGAGAGNGVAVHLVLPPHHGPAQMTALLARYAFEGTGSLVWTKLDEACTFGALVNVAAACGLPVSALSYGPGMRNSLVAASDAALWRLLFKRQLPGEAPTQAEPRPAARVAAQTGAQTGVQTGGQAVGQTGIRPGGLRSEGIRPDGISADIRSSVGARP